The Methylomonas koyamae genome has a segment encoding these proteins:
- a CDS encoding filamentous haemagglutinin family protein, with amino-acid sequence MKHQPLLSSDLPLSQPKPLAAAIRSLIAGGLVFGAGAAPAVADSPLPVAVNPAALATSGQATASVVGNAMTINQVTNKATLDWQSFNIDKGYSVEFKQPSSTSIALNNIHQQDASKIFGSLTANGQVYLINQNGFLFGKDAQVNVNALVASTLNISQADFENGITKVFDLNKNTNNFANSAAALKGNGELFLKNANGEYVKDAAGNKVKIEIFVQQGASIKTHGEGGRVILAAPSITNAGTIETPDGQTVLAAATDKVYLQEASDDPNVRGLLVEVGTGGDVNNVGKIIAERGNASLIGFAVNQKGIASATTSVKLNGSVRLLAREGIQTPSSVGGKLLGKSTKRNSVLPGQEQLGTSATVDLAENSRTSVDLDADKTLTAIDAQEQTPSYVQVSAHKVYLRNGSLIEAKSGNVELQALDNLSNPAEKGSARIFLDSGAKIDVSGVKNVVQSAESNVVEVELRKNELRDAPLQRDGVLYGKKVKVDIRDANLVYDADGKLVSAAIPVADIKGAVDRVAKNIDQRSTAGGSIDLKSSGDVVTKVGSSLDVSGGSIAYQGGNIVTTNLAAGNRIFNIADADPDLAYDNLFNYQHYSPGYVEGKAGGDLQISAYEALLEGNLQGSTVTGALQRHPEQWAAGASLLIDLINGNDFSRQNVTFDSRAVVQSLGPTDPIPRRSSGNPAPVALNINPDTLRNAGFRNLTVRANGDLLLADGNRLDLPAGAKLDLTARNFELRGSIVAPSGSVNLQPVVMGQVMQPSSITLAAGALIDVSGLWINDALDMQQGRGLSPIAIDAGSVSLRSEQRDLVLEAGSRIVADGGAWRKANSHVQAGQAGSIDLRAQTHLAGVTPASLVLNGSLQAWGLAQGGKLHLESNEVVIGSASDLPPRAGTAKPLLLASGFFQQGGFADFDIVANRYGLKLADHVQIDLQPRNRQLLASSGAAASGSKLVDVSREFSLPEYLRQPVSLNLSYAEIAEHSPGEHLSIGSGAAIRTGIGGSVTLNSSTSIFLNGTIDTPAGRIALNIVNPPLITGFNDAQGIWLGSESRLSASGAYLHQPSAAGLLAGQVLAGGSVALAANRGYIVGKAGSQIDVSGSAALLNIAQLRNGRLTYARQSIASAGGSIELIAGEGILADTALHAASGGASAAGGSLAVTLDRGLRGKPEIPIAGSLFPDDRKPNQPYRIEISAADTANVPAGLATGSAIDPALYGGRALLNSRLINAAGFDSLAFETDTTRVGGQLNSGILFKGNVELHSGRQIVFDTPSLQSDGGSVQLTSAYLALGSSQSRVGDSLAPAASGGSGQFSANANAVELVGGLAFNGFDTIRVNSSGDMRLRGLLGSTQKDYVGRLNVAGDLILQANQLYPGTLTDYLIDAGSRSVTFLNSAGQHTPVYSAGGSLTVNAANIYQRGTLKAPFGSLNLNAANTLQLAAGSVTSVSADGLLVPFGRGSGGTDWLYPLDAGQTANIVVTAPPEKSLHLNGQDVDLQQGALIDLSGGGDLYAYEFIPGPGGSSDALAAGNGSFAVLPGFNSSLTPYDPLESPGAGLRNGDSVYLAAGSGLAEGWYTLLPARYALLPGAYLVTPVAGSQDAVINTTNNAGSPVVVGRYGVAGTAIADQRSSSFVVEPGAIARTRSQYIDYYANSFFADKAEAAGEAAPQLPRDAGSLVLSAQRSLKLAADLAAQPALRGAGGQVDITGNRLAVVGNSADLAGLETGTVGLVAADLNKFNAPSLLLGGQRSKEAKGQRLTVSTNKLTVAGNAVLQGQEILLAATDLVQVAAGAQLIGAGSAGLSGGNLLVSNAAGGSDGALLRVAAGGQAEVGRDQTVSGNRGELVVAAGALIKTAGSALLDATKNTVFDGSIDMAGAALALNAGRISIGAAPANTPGLVLANTDFDLKELRLNSRGDFDIYGGVNLNVDNLLISAAAINGFANQGAAANINADSIALFNQGAASNRSGTGSGTLNLNADDIRLGAGSYGISGFGNVNFKANAGIGGIGRIVDPATGNSRFADPGKLKVAANLTLDAAYIGGDNGATTSIDAAGYRVDLLAGSALPADLAPGLGVQWSIAGNSIQGSGRFLLPSGSLSLQALNGPVSLESGSVVDLSGRALAFADTVKYSAGGNLVLQAGNGDVVLKSGTQINLGGGQRTLNGATYQAADAGQMRVSAVQGKFDWQGAIDGKAALHTDANFKQASLALDVKDLGDISTLSAKLAQAGFAEQVSLKQRHGDIALDAGTTLSARQLVLEADQGAVTIAGTLNASNAKAGSIDVYGRNGISLAATGRILAQATANGQNGGQVTLDTLHRDDSGSDLLDLAAAAGIIDVSGAAGGSGGALHLRTGRNGNQVNISAINATITGADPQRSAVEAVRVYTGVSTVTSDLIATWRDQTAQFMQNRPALSGLSASALEILPGIEVRSSGNLTLADNWDFMSGQWADNGIDWQSDWRYGDGQLPGFLTLRAAGQLNVNASLSDAFANTSLPGQEQQDLEAALGSKLLTKDLLQPGLSWSYKLIAGQDVNLAATHGDEQVKVRTGTGSIDIDAGGSIRFVPKSGNNQAAAAVYTMGTSALYSRSQLLNGEIPGIPAQNAGESVQNYLARLSQEQLNRVLRYGLLDQDSIVQGIALYAEFPTQGGNIGLRAGGDISGIQTGQSIGDWLVRDGQWQAGSDTNQATAWGINISGNRDFEQLESDADGNMLFAGANRYFNQNVGALGGGNVDVFAGGNISNLSVMIPTTGKPLGTIDANGRWLQTGTYINGGGDLSVVAGNDIVAGEFYTGRGSAELIAGGSIAKGAVPGSAQKVGVMLDVGDAEFQIRARRDIELAAALSPTALKQKIPSFPGDGVDSRFFSYTANSAVNLTSTAGNLVFENDYDTVKAVKKLASNDGSGFEYFVYPATLRAAALSGDIRINGSMTLYPDAAGDLELLANGNIGSDTPVALAKKISVNMSDTDPALLPGIANPARNLDGDYVSGNIQAQQLLDANSPKPATIHAVVPVHLHDQTRPLIVAKTGSIGFAAGLEATFHMPQAASFIAGRDINNLSVNGQNLSSSDATLIMAGGNINFDTVTDSDGNVVFTRNNPQFFRLGGPGHLQVVAGGDVVLGSSGGIQTVGNLLNSGLGNVGASIDLLAGTAGGIDLAGFIDKYRSAYPTWLNGLESQALSEQQRYLGNVLAVLFAEIDQSAKAAAAAGEGQRAAQYKRGFDAIQALFPNAEYSGDVSLVFSAVKTLAGGSINIAVPGGKLDVGLTGKKAADELGIVVQQVGNLNIFTRDNVNVNQSRVFTLGGGNIVAWSSKGDIDAGKGAKSALSAPKPITTVDANGNIVTVFPPIISGSGIQAIGGGNVTLAAPQGVVDAGEAGISGGDITIAATAVIGASNIQASGTSTGVPTAVAAPVVPTGADSAATGAAKSAGDAPAAGNKDADGKNGGGDTKAPIAVLSTDIVGYGQCSVGDIRDGKAGCGG; translated from the coding sequence ATGAAACATCAGCCCTTGTTGAGTTCCGACCTTCCCCTCAGCCAACCTAAACCCTTAGCCGCGGCGATACGCAGCCTGATCGCCGGCGGTTTGGTGTTCGGAGCCGGAGCGGCGCCGGCCGTAGCCGACTCGCCGCTACCGGTGGCGGTCAATCCCGCGGCTTTGGCGACCAGCGGCCAAGCCACCGCATCGGTGGTCGGCAATGCGATGACGATCAACCAGGTCACCAACAAAGCGACTCTGGACTGGCAAAGCTTCAATATCGATAAAGGCTATAGCGTCGAATTCAAACAACCCAGTTCCACCTCGATTGCGCTGAACAACATCCACCAACAGGACGCCAGTAAAATTTTCGGCTCGCTGACCGCGAACGGCCAGGTCTACCTGATTAACCAAAACGGATTTTTGTTCGGCAAGGATGCCCAAGTCAACGTCAATGCGTTGGTGGCTAGCACCTTGAACATCAGTCAGGCCGATTTCGAAAACGGCATCACCAAGGTATTCGATTTAAACAAGAACACCAATAACTTCGCCAACAGCGCGGCGGCTTTGAAGGGCAACGGCGAATTGTTTTTGAAGAACGCCAACGGCGAGTATGTCAAAGATGCGGCCGGCAATAAGGTCAAAATCGAGATTTTCGTGCAACAGGGCGCCAGCATCAAAACCCATGGCGAAGGCGGCCGGGTGATACTGGCCGCACCCAGCATCACCAATGCCGGTACCATCGAAACGCCGGACGGCCAGACCGTGCTCGCTGCTGCGACCGATAAGGTTTACCTGCAGGAAGCCAGCGACGATCCGAACGTGCGCGGCCTGCTGGTGGAAGTCGGTACCGGCGGCGACGTCAACAACGTCGGCAAAATCATCGCCGAACGCGGCAATGCCAGCCTGATCGGTTTTGCCGTCAACCAAAAAGGTATTGCCTCGGCCACCACGTCGGTAAAATTGAACGGCTCGGTACGGCTGTTGGCGCGGGAAGGTATCCAAACCCCAAGTTCGGTCGGCGGCAAATTGCTGGGCAAATCGACCAAGCGCAACAGTGTATTGCCCGGCCAGGAACAGCTAGGCACCAGCGCTACCGTCGATCTGGCGGAAAACAGCCGGACCAGCGTCGATCTCGACGCCGACAAAACCCTGACCGCGATCGACGCCCAAGAACAGACGCCGTCTTACGTCCAGGTCAGCGCCCACAAAGTCTATCTGCGCAACGGTTCGCTGATCGAGGCCAAATCCGGCAACGTCGAGCTACAGGCGCTGGATAACTTGTCGAATCCGGCCGAAAAGGGCAGCGCCAGAATTTTTCTGGATAGCGGCGCCAAGATCGACGTATCCGGCGTCAAGAACGTGGTGCAGTCGGCCGAAAGCAATGTGGTCGAAGTGGAGTTGCGCAAAAACGAATTGCGCGATGCGCCGCTGCAACGCGACGGCGTGTTGTACGGCAAAAAAGTCAAAGTCGACATCCGCGACGCGAATCTGGTTTACGATGCGGACGGCAAATTGGTCAGCGCTGCAATTCCGGTGGCCGATATCAAAGGCGCGGTCGATCGGGTGGCGAAAAACATAGACCAGCGCAGCACCGCCGGCGGCAGCATCGACTTGAAATCCAGCGGCGATGTGGTTACCAAAGTCGGCAGCAGCTTGGACGTATCCGGCGGCTCGATAGCCTACCAAGGCGGCAATATCGTCACCACTAATCTGGCAGCCGGCAATCGGATATTCAATATCGCCGATGCCGACCCGGACTTGGCCTACGACAATCTGTTCAATTACCAGCACTACAGTCCAGGCTACGTCGAAGGCAAAGCCGGCGGCGATTTACAGATTAGCGCGTACGAAGCCTTACTGGAAGGCAATCTGCAAGGCAGCACCGTCACCGGCGCCTTGCAGCGCCATCCCGAACAATGGGCGGCCGGCGCCAGTTTGCTGATCGATTTGATCAACGGCAACGATTTCAGCAGACAGAACGTGACCTTCGACAGCCGGGCCGTGGTGCAGTCGTTGGGGCCGACCGACCCGATTCCGCGCCGCAGCAGCGGCAATCCGGCGCCGGTGGCGTTGAATATCAATCCCGATACCTTGCGCAACGCCGGCTTTCGTAATTTGACCGTGCGCGCCAACGGCGACCTGCTGCTGGCCGACGGCAACCGCCTCGATCTGCCGGCTGGCGCCAAACTGGATCTGACCGCGCGTAATTTCGAGCTGCGTGGCAGCATCGTCGCGCCGTCCGGCAGCGTCAATTTGCAGCCGGTGGTGATGGGCCAGGTCATGCAACCGTCGTCGATTACTTTGGCTGCCGGCGCTTTGATCGATGTCAGCGGTTTGTGGATTAACGACGCCTTGGATATGCAACAAGGCCGGGGGTTAAGCCCGATTGCCATCGATGCCGGCAGCGTCAGTTTACGCAGCGAGCAGCGCGACTTGGTCTTGGAGGCCGGCAGCCGCATCGTCGCCGACGGCGGCGCCTGGCGCAAGGCCAATAGCCATGTCCAAGCCGGCCAAGCCGGCAGCATCGATTTGCGGGCGCAAACCCATTTGGCCGGCGTGACGCCGGCCAGTCTGGTCCTGAACGGTTCGTTGCAAGCCTGGGGTTTGGCGCAGGGCGGTAAACTGCACCTGGAAAGCAACGAAGTCGTGATCGGTTCCGCCAGCGACCTGCCGCCACGCGCCGGCACGGCAAAACCTCTGCTGCTGGCGTCGGGCTTTTTTCAGCAGGGCGGCTTTGCCGATTTCGACATCGTGGCCAACCGCTACGGTCTGAAACTGGCCGATCACGTGCAGATCGATTTGCAGCCGCGCAATCGGCAACTGCTGGCCTCGTCCGGGGCCGCTGCGTCGGGCAGCAAGTTGGTCGATGTCAGCCGCGAATTCAGTCTGCCCGAATACTTACGCCAGCCGGTCAGTCTTAACCTGTCCTACGCCGAAATCGCCGAGCACAGCCCCGGCGAACATCTGAGCATCGGCTCCGGCGCCGCGATTCGCACCGGCATCGGCGGTTCGGTGACCTTAAACTCCTCGACCTCGATTTTCCTGAACGGCACGATAGATACGCCGGCCGGCCGGATTGCGCTGAATATCGTCAATCCGCCGTTAATCACCGGCTTCAACGACGCGCAAGGTATCTGGTTGGGTAGCGAAAGCCGCTTGAGCGCCAGCGGCGCTTATCTGCACCAACCCAGCGCCGCCGGCCTGCTGGCCGGCCAAGTGCTGGCCGGCGGCAGCGTCGCGTTGGCTGCCAACCGCGGCTATATCGTCGGCAAAGCCGGCTCGCAGATCGATGTCTCCGGTAGCGCGGCGTTGCTGAATATTGCGCAACTGCGCAACGGCCGCCTGACTTACGCCAGGCAGTCTATTGCCTCGGCCGGCGGTAGCATTGAGTTGATTGCCGGCGAGGGTATTCTGGCCGACACCGCGCTACATGCCGCCAGCGGCGGCGCGAGTGCGGCCGGCGGCAGCCTGGCGGTCACGCTGGACCGCGGTTTGCGCGGCAAGCCGGAAATTCCGATTGCCGGCAGCCTATTCCCGGACGACAGAAAGCCGAACCAGCCCTATCGGATTGAAATCTCCGCGGCCGACACCGCCAACGTTCCGGCCGGTTTGGCGACCGGCAGCGCTATCGATCCGGCGCTATACGGCGGCAGAGCCTTATTGAACAGCCGGCTGATCAACGCCGCCGGCTTCGATTCGTTGGCGTTCGAAACCGACACTACGCGAGTCGGCGGCCAATTGAATAGCGGCATCCTGTTCAAGGGTAACGTCGAATTGCACAGCGGCCGCCAAATCGTATTCGATACCCCCAGCCTGCAAAGCGACGGCGGCTCGGTGCAACTCACTAGCGCCTACCTGGCGCTGGGTTCGTCGCAAAGCCGGGTTGGCGACAGTCTGGCACCTGCCGCCAGCGGCGGCAGCGGCCAATTTAGCGCCAATGCCAACGCGGTCGAATTGGTCGGCGGCTTGGCCTTTAACGGCTTCGATACGATACGCGTCAACAGCAGCGGCGATATGCGCCTGCGCGGTTTGCTCGGCTCAACTCAAAAAGATTATGTCGGCCGCTTGAACGTGGCAGGCGATTTGATCTTGCAGGCCAATCAACTGTATCCGGGCACGCTGACCGATTACCTGATCGACGCCGGCAGCCGTTCCGTCACGTTCTTGAATAGTGCGGGCCAGCATACGCCGGTGTATTCGGCCGGCGGCAGCCTGACCGTCAATGCCGCCAATATTTACCAGCGCGGCACGCTGAAAGCGCCGTTCGGCAGTTTGAACTTGAATGCGGCCAATACCCTGCAGTTGGCAGCCGGCAGCGTGACATCGGTGTCCGCGGACGGCTTGCTGGTGCCTTTCGGCCGCGGTTCCGGCGGCACCGATTGGCTGTATCCGCTGGATGCCGGCCAAACCGCCAATATCGTGGTTACGGCGCCGCCGGAGAAAAGTCTGCACTTGAACGGCCAAGATGTCGACTTGCAACAGGGGGCGCTGATCGACCTGTCCGGCGGCGGCGATCTCTATGCCTACGAATTCATCCCCGGCCCGGGCGGCAGCAGCGACGCTTTGGCGGCCGGCAACGGCAGCTTTGCGGTACTGCCCGGTTTCAATTCCAGCTTGACGCCTTACGATCCGTTGGAATCGCCCGGCGCCGGCTTGCGCAACGGCGATAGCGTTTATCTGGCGGCCGGCAGCGGTCTGGCCGAGGGCTGGTATACCTTGTTGCCGGCGCGTTATGCCTTGTTGCCCGGCGCCTATCTGGTAACACCGGTGGCCGGCAGCCAGGATGCAGTGATCAATACCACCAATAACGCCGGCAGTCCGGTCGTGGTCGGCCGCTACGGCGTTGCCGGCACCGCGATTGCCGACCAGCGCAGTAGCAGCTTTGTGGTCGAACCCGGCGCGATTGCCCGCACCCGCTCGCAATACATAGACTATTACGCTAACAGCTTCTTTGCCGACAAAGCCGAGGCGGCCGGCGAAGCGGCGCCGCAATTGCCGCGCGATGCCGGCAGTCTTGTATTGTCGGCGCAGCGCAGCCTGAAATTGGCGGCGGATTTGGCGGCGCAACCGGCTTTGCGCGGTGCCGGCGGCCAAGTCGATATCACCGGCAACCGTCTGGCCGTGGTCGGCAACAGTGCCGATCTGGCCGGACTGGAGACCGGAACGGTGGGCTTGGTGGCCGCCGATTTGAACAAATTCAACGCGCCCAGCCTGTTGTTGGGCGGCCAGCGCAGCAAGGAGGCCAAAGGCCAGCGCTTGACCGTCTCCACCAATAAACTGACAGTCGCCGGCAATGCGGTGTTGCAGGGCCAGGAAATCTTGTTGGCCGCCACCGATTTGGTTCAGGTTGCCGCCGGCGCGCAATTGATCGGTGCCGGCTCGGCCGGGCTGTCCGGCGGCAACTTGTTGGTCTCCAACGCGGCAGGCGGCAGCGACGGCGCTCTGCTGCGGGTCGCGGCCGGCGGCCAGGCCGAAGTCGGCCGCGATCAAACCGTCAGCGGCAACCGCGGCGAGTTGGTCGTGGCTGCCGGCGCATTGATTAAAACGGCCGGTTCGGCGCTGCTGGATGCGACCAAAAACACCGTGTTCGACGGCAGCATCGATATGGCGGGCGCCGCGTTGGCGTTGAACGCCGGCCGCATCAGCATCGGCGCGGCACCGGCCAATACGCCCGGCCTGGTGTTGGCAAACACGGACTTCGACTTGAAAGAGTTGCGGCTGAACAGCCGCGGCGATTTCGATATCTACGGCGGCGTCAATTTGAATGTCGACAACTTGCTGATTTCGGCGGCGGCGATCAACGGCTTTGCCAATCAGGGCGCGGCGGCGAATATCAATGCCGATTCGATAGCTCTATTCAACCAGGGCGCCGCCAGCAACCGTAGCGGAACCGGTAGCGGCACCTTGAATTTGAACGCGGACGACATCCGTCTTGGCGCCGGCAGTTACGGCATCAGCGGCTTCGGCAACGTCAATTTCAAAGCCAACGCCGGCATCGGCGGCATCGGCCGCATCGTCGATCCGGCAACCGGTAACAGCCGGTTTGCCGATCCCGGTAAATTGAAGGTGGCGGCCAATCTGACGCTGGACGCGGCCTATATCGGCGGCGATAACGGCGCGACGACCAGTATCGACGCCGCCGGTTACCGGGTCGATCTGCTGGCCGGCAGTGCGTTGCCTGCCGATTTGGCGCCGGGTTTGGGCGTGCAATGGTCCATCGCCGGCAACAGTATCCAAGGTAGCGGCCGGTTTTTGCTACCGTCCGGTAGCTTGAGCCTGCAAGCGCTGAACGGTCCGGTCAGTCTGGAAAGCGGTAGCGTCGTCGATTTGTCCGGCCGGGCTCTGGCCTTCGCCGATACCGTTAAATACTCCGCCGGCGGCAATTTGGTTCTGCAGGCCGGCAACGGCGACGTAGTGCTGAAATCCGGCACCCAAATCAATCTAGGCGGCGGCCAACGGACACTGAACGGCGCGACTTACCAGGCCGCCGACGCCGGCCAAATGCGGGTCAGCGCGGTTCAAGGCAAATTCGACTGGCAAGGCGCTATCGACGGCAAAGCCGCTCTGCACACCGATGCTAATTTCAAGCAGGCCAGCTTGGCGTTGGATGTTAAAGATCTGGGCGATATTTCCACGTTGAGCGCAAAACTGGCTCAAGCCGGTTTCGCCGAACAGGTATCTTTGAAACAACGCCACGGTGATATCGCGCTGGATGCCGGCACTACGTTGAGCGCTCGCCAATTAGTATTAGAGGCCGATCAGGGCGCGGTGACGATTGCGGGTACCTTAAATGCTTCGAATGCCAAGGCCGGCAGCATCGACGTTTACGGCCGCAACGGCATTAGTTTGGCCGCAACCGGCCGCATCCTGGCCCAGGCCACCGCTAACGGCCAGAACGGCGGCCAGGTCACGCTGGACACGCTGCACCGCGACGATAGCGGCAGCGATTTACTGGATTTGGCCGCGGCCGCGGGAATCATAGACGTATCGGGCGCTGCCGGCGGCAGCGGCGGTGCGCTGCATTTGCGTACCGGCCGCAACGGCAATCAAGTCAACATTTCGGCGATCAATGCCACGATTACCGGTGCCGATCCGCAGCGCAGCGCGGTCGAAGCGGTAAGGGTTTATACCGGCGTATCGACCGTTACCAGCGATCTTATCGCGACCTGGCGCGACCAAACCGCCCAGTTCATGCAAAACCGGCCGGCTCTGAGCGGGCTGTCGGCAAGCGCCCTGGAAATATTGCCCGGTATCGAAGTCCGCAGCAGCGGCAATCTGACCTTGGCCGATAATTGGGATTTCATGTCCGGCCAGTGGGCGGACAACGGGATCGATTGGCAGTCGGATTGGCGTTACGGCGACGGCCAATTGCCCGGCTTCCTGACCTTGCGCGCCGCCGGCCAGTTGAACGTCAACGCCTCGTTGAGCGACGCTTTTGCCAATACCTCGCTGCCCGGCCAGGAACAACAGGATCTGGAAGCGGCCTTGGGCAGTAAACTGCTAACCAAGGACTTGTTGCAACCCGGTTTATCCTGGAGTTACAAGCTGATTGCCGGCCAGGACGTGAATCTGGCGGCCACCCACGGCGACGAGCAGGTCAAAGTCAGAACCGGGACCGGATCGATAGACATCGACGCCGGCGGCAGTATCCGCTTCGTGCCGAAAAGCGGCAATAACCAGGCCGCCGCCGCGGTGTACACGATGGGCACCAGCGCACTGTACAGCCGTAGCCAGTTGTTAAACGGCGAGATTCCGGGCATCCCGGCGCAAAATGCCGGCGAGAGCGTGCAAAATTACTTGGCCCGGTTGAGCCAGGAGCAACTGAATCGGGTGCTGCGTTACGGCTTGCTGGATCAGGACAGCATCGTGCAGGGCATTGCCCTGTATGCCGAGTTTCCGACTCAAGGCGGCAACATCGGTTTGCGCGCCGGCGGCGATATCAGCGGCATCCAAACCGGACAAAGTATCGGCGATTGGCTGGTGCGCGACGGCCAATGGCAGGCCGGTAGCGATACTAACCAGGCCACGGCCTGGGGTATCAATATCAGCGGCAACCGCGATTTCGAGCAATTGGAATCCGATGCCGATGGCAATATGCTGTTTGCCGGCGCCAACCGCTATTTCAACCAGAACGTCGGCGCCCTGGGCGGCGGTAACGTCGATGTCTTCGCCGGCGGCAATATCAGCAATTTGTCGGTAATGATTCCGACCACCGGCAAACCGCTCGGTACGATAGACGCAAACGGCCGCTGGTTGCAGACCGGCACCTACATCAACGGCGGTGGCGACCTTAGCGTGGTTGCCGGAAACGATATCGTCGCCGGCGAGTTTTACACCGGGCGCGGCAGCGCCGAACTGATCGCCGGCGGCAGTATCGCCAAAGGCGCGGTGCCGGGATCGGCGCAAAAAGTCGGCGTGATGCTGGATGTCGGCGATGCCGAGTTTCAGATCAGGGCGCGGCGCGATATCGAATTGGCCGCCGCGTTGAGCCCGACCGCGCTGAAACAAAAAATTCCGAGTTTTCCCGGCGACGGCGTCGATAGCCGGTTTTTCAGCTATACCGCCAACAGTGCCGTCAACCTGACCTCGACCGCCGGCAATCTGGTATTCGAAAACGACTACGATACGGTCAAAGCCGTGAAGAAACTGGCGTCGAACGACGGCAGCGGATTCGAGTATTTCGTTTATCCGGCCACGTTGCGCGCCGCGGCATTGAGCGGCGATATCAGGATCAACGGCTCGATGACGCTGTATCCGGATGCTGCCGGCGATCTGGAATTGCTGGCCAACGGCAATATCGGCTCGGATACGCCGGTGGCCTTGGCGAAGAAGATCAGCGTCAACATGTCCGATACCGATCCGGCTTTGCTGCCCGGCATTGCCAATCCGGCGCGCAATCTGGACGGCGATTACGTGTCCGGTAACATTCAGGCTCAGCAATTATTGGATGCCAATTCGCCGAAGCCGGCGACGATACATGCCGTGGTTCCGGTGCATTTGCACGACCAAACTCGGCCGTTGATCGTGGCTAAAACCGGCAGCATCGGCTTTGCCGCCGGGCTGGAAGCGACGTTCCATATGCCGCAGGCCGCCAGTTTCATCGCCGGCCGCGATATCAACAACCTGTCGGTCAACGGCCAGAATTTATCGAGCAGCGACGCTACGTTGATCATGGCCGGCGGCAACATTAATTTCGATACCGTCACCGACAGCGACGGCAACGTGGTGTTTACCCGCAACAATCCGCAATTCTTCCGCCTGGGCGGCCCCGGCCATTTGCAAGTGGTCGCCGGCGGCGACGTGGTATTGGGCAGTTCCGGCGGGATTCAGACCGTCGGCAATTTGTTGAATTCGGGATTAGGCAACGTCGGCGCCAGCATCGATTTGTTGGCCGGCACCGCCGGCGGTATCGACCTGGCCGGATTTATCGATAAATACCGCTCGGCCTATCCCACATGGTTAAACGGTCTGGAAAGCCAGGCATTATCGGAGCAGCAGCGTTATCTCGGTAACGTGCTGGCGGTATTGTTTGCCGAAATCGACCAATCGGCCAAAGCCGCGGCCGCGGCAGGGGAGGGCCAACGCGCCGCACAGTATAAGCGCGGTTTCGATGCGATTCAGGCCTTGTTTCCGAATGCCGAATACAGCGGCGATGTCAGTCTGGTGTTCAGCGCCGTGAAAACCCTGGCCGGCGGTAGCATCAACATCGCGGTGCCGGGCGGCAAGCTCGACGTCGGCCTGACCGGCAAAAAAGCCGCCGACGAATTGGGTATCGTCGTGCAGCAGGTCGGCAATCTGAACATATTCACCCGCGACAACGTTAACGTGAACCAATCTCGCGTGTTCACCCTGGGCGGCGGCAATATCGTGGCCTGGTCTTCCAAAGGCGACATCGACGCCGGCAAGGGCGCGAAGTCGGCCTTGTCGGCGCCTAAGCCGATCACTACGGTCGATGCCAACGGCAATATCGTCACCGTGTTCCCGCCGATTATTTCCGGTAGCGGCATTCAGGCCATCGGCGGCGGCAACGTCACACTGGCGGCGCCGCAAGGCGTGGTCGATGCCGGCGAGGCTGGCATCAGCGGCGGCGACATTACCATCGCCGCCACCGCGGTGATCGGCGCTTCCAACATTCAGGCCAGCGGCACTTCGACCGGCGTACCGACTGCAGTAGCGGCCCCGGTGGTGCCGACCGGGGCCGATAGCGCCGCCACCGGCGCCGCCAAGTCGGCAGGCGATGCGCCCGCCGCCGGCAATAAGGATGCCGACGGCAAAAATGGCGGTGGCGATACAAAAGCCCCGATTGCCGTGCTCAGCACCGATATCGTCGGCTACGGCCAGTGCAGCGTCGGCGATATCCGCGACGGCAAGGCCGGTTGCGGCGGTTGA